One Pseudobdellovibrionaceae bacterium genomic region harbors:
- the aroC gene encoding chorismate synthase, whose translation MGGSTFGRVFQIHSFGESHGKAMGVVIDGCPSGVKFSLTQLQEFVNRRRPGFSPFSSKRKEADQVELLSGVYEGYTLGTPIALLVYNQDARSSDYDEIKKKPRPGHADDVWKVKYKHTDHRGGGRASARETLSRVMAGAVAKMLIQSLQPKLNVFSFIKSIGLFEISSAATQAIMQHPSPKKELEKLDLAIPDKECLEKVKKLLGDAGVSGESYGGVVQLVVRGLPAGLGQPVFHKLKADLALALLSIGSTVGLEFGDGFKISSERGSEFHSLQQQHNYAGLRGGISTGEAMVVKIAFKPVSSVGAVARNGRHDPCVLQRALPIVESMVLLSIADHLLSCRLDKV comes from the coding sequence ATGGGTGGTAGTACTTTTGGTAGAGTATTTCAAATTCATAGTTTTGGCGAAAGCCATGGAAAGGCTATGGGGGTTGTTATTGACGGCTGTCCTTCGGGAGTGAAATTTTCTTTAACGCAATTGCAAGAGTTTGTAAATCGACGGCGACCAGGGTTTTCTCCCTTTTCCTCTAAACGAAAAGAAGCTGACCAAGTGGAGCTATTGTCTGGAGTGTACGAAGGTTACACCTTAGGAACTCCCATTGCGCTGTTAGTTTATAATCAAGACGCAAGGTCTTCGGACTATGACGAAATTAAAAAGAAACCAAGGCCTGGTCACGCCGATGATGTGTGGAAGGTTAAATACAAGCACACCGATCATAGAGGGGGAGGGCGCGCCTCTGCAAGAGAAACACTTTCTAGGGTAATGGCCGGGGCTGTGGCAAAAATGTTAATACAATCTTTGCAGCCAAAGCTAAATGTTTTTTCTTTTATTAAATCTATAGGTTTGTTTGAGATTAGTTCTGCAGCAACTCAGGCTATTATGCAGCACCCCTCCCCAAAAAAAGAATTGGAAAAACTCGACTTGGCTATTCCCGACAAGGAGTGCTTAGAAAAAGTAAAAAAGCTTTTAGGCGATGCGGGTGTTAGTGGGGAAAGCTATGGAGGGGTAGTGCAATTGGTAGTTCGTGGCTTGCCTGCAGGTTTAGGGCAGCCCGTTTTTCATAAATTAAAAGCAGATTTGGCTTTGGCTTTGCTTAGTATTGGTTCCACGGTGGGCTTAGAATTTGGAGATGGTTTTAAAATTAGTTCGGAGCGGGGAAGCGAATTTCACTCTTTGCAGCAGCAACATAACTATGCAGGTTTGCGAGGGGGAATAAGTACGGGCGAAGCCATGGTGGTAAAAATTGCGTTTAAGCCGGTGTCTTCTGTGGGTGCAGTTGCTCGCAATGGCAGGCACGACCCTTGTGTTTTGCAAAGGGCTTTGCCTATTGTGGAGTCTATGGTGTTGTTAAGCATAGCCGACCACCTATTATCTTGCCGCTTAGATAAAGTCTAG